One window of the Opisthocomus hoazin isolate bOpiHoa1 chromosome 12, bOpiHoa1.hap1, whole genome shotgun sequence genome contains the following:
- the HSBP1 gene encoding heat shock factor-binding protein 1, with protein MAETDPKTVQDLTAVVQTLLQQMQDKFQTMSDQIIGRIDDMSCRIDDLEKNIADLMTQAGVEELEGENKTPAPNKS; from the exons ATGGCTGAGACCGACCCGAAGACTGTGCAGGACCTCACCGCCGTG gTGCAGACATTGCTTCAGCAAATGCAGGACAAATTTCAAACCATGTCTGACCAAATAATTGGAAGAA TTGATGACATGAGCTGTCGCATAGATGATCTGGAGAAGAACATAGCAGACCTCATGACGCAAGCGGGAGTGGAAGAATTGGAAGGCGAGAACAAGACCCCTGCTCCTAACAAGAGTTAA